The following are encoded in a window of Haloplanus vescus genomic DNA:
- a CDS encoding MutS-related protein yields the protein MEFTAIPGVGEKTASALADLDDAERALREGDVAALSQAPGLSAGRAAAIARAAVRHEHGADGEFLATDRARDVFENILALLRERTVTDYAARRLETFVPTGAPSRIEEVRTLVDRATSREVSAATIDALSAVEPLDTPPATRVRDRCLATTDAERYAEADDAFPELSVEVVDDARDLAELARSYATVIALDESFAGVDVEGDVRVRPDAFENPADIVPERPLAFFAANRDSLLAAARVHETAGMDPPCDLDALRDALSRLDDDGTPVGDDELDRLTTAVDDLDAAVSTAESVANDHLREVIRERDVTIEGTDFLSLVEQGARVDALLSRELADDFDRALEKARGHLVDSLSLEDESGLAERVFDDDPTFPLERNDEAVSRLRTELKATRDRRAARLKTELADDLDALREPAETLVRAALERDVELALARFADDFDCTLPEISDDVAGVAIEGGRSPLLDVAFEDVEPVDYTVAGVTLLSGVNSGGKTSTLDLLALVAILAHMGLPVPAESARVERVDELHYYAKSQGTLDAGAFEATLRDFAELARGTDSRLVLVDELESITEPGASAKIIAGILESLDGQSVTAVFVSHLAGEIRDAASVDIAVDGIEAVGLVDGELEVNRSPVTDHLARSTPELIVEKLATEDDAAFYGRLLEKF from the coding sequence ATGGAGTTCACGGCCATCCCGGGCGTCGGCGAGAAGACGGCGTCGGCGCTCGCCGACCTCGACGACGCCGAACGAGCGCTCCGGGAGGGCGACGTGGCGGCACTCTCGCAGGCACCCGGCCTCTCCGCGGGCCGGGCCGCGGCCATCGCCCGCGCCGCCGTCCGCCACGAACACGGCGCTGACGGGGAGTTCCTCGCGACCGACCGGGCGCGCGACGTCTTCGAGAACATTCTCGCCCTACTCCGCGAGCGAACGGTGACCGACTACGCCGCCCGGCGCTTGGAGACGTTCGTCCCCACGGGTGCGCCCTCCCGCATCGAAGAGGTTCGAACGCTGGTCGACCGCGCGACGAGTCGGGAGGTGTCGGCGGCGACGATAGACGCCCTCTCGGCCGTCGAACCCCTCGACACCCCGCCGGCGACGCGGGTCCGCGACCGCTGTCTCGCGACGACCGACGCCGAGCGATACGCCGAGGCCGACGACGCTTTCCCCGAACTCTCGGTCGAGGTGGTCGACGACGCCCGCGACCTCGCGGAGCTCGCGCGGTCGTACGCGACGGTCATCGCCCTCGACGAGTCGTTCGCGGGCGTCGACGTGGAGGGGGACGTGCGCGTGCGCCCCGATGCCTTCGAGAACCCGGCGGACATCGTGCCCGAACGACCGCTCGCCTTCTTCGCCGCGAACCGCGACTCGTTGCTCGCGGCGGCGCGCGTCCACGAGACGGCGGGGATGGACCCGCCCTGTGACCTCGACGCGCTCCGGGACGCCCTGTCGCGTCTCGACGACGACGGCACGCCCGTCGGCGACGACGAACTCGACCGACTCACGACGGCGGTCGACGACCTCGACGCGGCGGTCAGCACGGCAGAGTCGGTCGCCAACGACCACCTCCGCGAGGTCATCCGCGAACGCGACGTGACCATCGAGGGGACGGACTTCCTCTCGTTGGTCGAACAAGGGGCGCGCGTCGACGCCCTGCTCTCGCGAGAGCTCGCCGACGACTTCGACCGGGCGCTGGAGAAAGCGCGAGGTCACCTCGTCGACAGCCTCTCGCTCGAAGACGAGTCGGGCCTCGCGGAACGCGTCTTCGACGACGACCCCACCTTCCCGCTGGAGCGAAACGACGAGGCCGTCTCGCGCCTGCGGACGGAACTGAAGGCGACGCGGGACCGCCGCGCGGCACGCCTGAAGACCGAACTGGCCGACGACCTGGACGCGCTCCGAGAGCCGGCGGAGACGCTGGTGCGGGCGGCGCTCGAACGCGACGTGGAACTCGCGCTCGCCCGGTTCGCCGACGACTTCGACTGCACGCTCCCCGAAATCAGCGACGACGTGGCGGGCGTCGCCATCGAGGGCGGGCGCTCGCCGCTCCTCGACGTGGCCTTCGAGGACGTGGAACCCGTCGACTACACCGTCGCCGGCGTGACGCTCCTCTCCGGGGTCAACAGCGGTGGCAAGACGTCGACGCTCGACCTGCTGGCGCTGGTGGCGATTCTGGCCCACATGGGCCTGCCGGTGCCCGCCGAATCGGCGCGGGTCGAACGCGTCGACGAACTCCACTACTACGCGAAGAGTCAGGGCACCCTCGACGCCGGGGCGTTCGAGGCGACGCTCCGGGACTTCGCGGAGTTGGCCCGGGGGACCGACTCGCGCCTCGTCCTCGTCGACGAACTGGAGAGCATCACGGAACCCGGCGCGAGCGCGAAAATAATTGCGGGCATCCTCGAATCTCTGGACGGCCAGTCGGTGACGGCCGTCTTCGTCTCCCACCTCGCGGGCGAGATTCGGGACGCCGCGAGCGTCGACATCGCCGTCGACGGTATCGAGGCCGTTGGCCTCGTCGACGGCGAGCTCGAGGTGAACCGCTCCCCCGTGACCGACCACCTCGCGCGCTCGACGCCCGAGCTCATCGTGGAGAAGCTGGCGACGGAGGACGACGCGGCGTTCTACGGCCGGTTGCTGGAGAAGTTCTGA
- the larE gene encoding ATP-dependent sacrificial sulfur transferase LarE yields the protein MSAPALDAKLDAVRDALADRDGVVVAFSGGVDSSVVAALAHDALGDDAVACTARSETLPAEELDDATRVAEEIGIRHETVTFSELDNPDFVANDDDRCYHCRTMRLGKMYEVARDLGIGTVCDGTNASDPGEGHRPGLRAVEELEVFSPLLAHDITKDEVREAAERYGLSVADKPSMACLSSRIPTGLEVTEEKLSRVEKAERLLRTWGFSQFRVRDHDGLARIEVAPDELDAALDSDFARAAREHLTDAGFDHVTLDLQGYRTGSVSPAEEGDGPDLEQEYPVRD from the coding sequence ATGAGCGCTCCCGCCCTCGACGCGAAACTCGACGCCGTTCGCGACGCTCTCGCCGACCGCGACGGCGTCGTCGTCGCCTTCTCCGGTGGCGTCGACTCCAGCGTCGTCGCCGCCCTCGCACACGACGCTCTCGGCGACGACGCCGTGGCGTGTACCGCCCGCAGCGAGACCCTCCCCGCCGAAGAACTCGACGACGCCACGCGGGTGGCCGAGGAAATCGGCATCCGCCACGAGACGGTCACCTTCTCCGAGCTCGACAACCCCGACTTCGTCGCCAACGACGACGACCGGTGTTACCACTGCCGGACGATGCGACTCGGCAAGATGTACGAGGTGGCCCGTGACCTCGGCATCGGGACCGTCTGTGACGGCACCAACGCCTCCGACCCCGGCGAGGGCCACCGCCCCGGCCTCCGCGCCGTCGAGGAGCTCGAAGTGTTCTCGCCGCTCCTCGCCCACGACATCACCAAAGACGAGGTGCGCGAGGCCGCCGAGCGCTACGGCCTCTCCGTCGCCGACAAGCCCTCGATGGCCTGTCTCTCCTCGCGCATCCCGACGGGACTGGAGGTGACTGAGGAGAAGCTCTCACGCGTCGAAAAAGCCGAACGCCTCCTGCGGACGTGGGGCTTCTCGCAGTTCCGCGTCCGCGACCACGACGGCCTCGCGCGCATCGAAGTCGCCCCCGACGAACTCGACGCGGCCCTCGACTCGGACTTCGCCCGCGCGGCCCGCGAACACCTCACCGACGCCGGCTTCGACCACGTCACCCTCGACCTGCAGGGCTACCGGACGGGGAGCGTGAGTCCGGCAGAAGAGGGCGACGGGCCGGACCTCGAACAGGAGTATCCGGTTCGCGACTAG
- a CDS encoding histidine phosphatase family protein gives MPTVLLARHGETTWNRDGRLQGWAPTPLTDRGHEQARALATAVDTEYDVDRILTSDLRRARQTAAHLGERTGVDPVHRAAWRERDFGRYQGLPHDEVLEDHDRFAIPQAGRDAVDARPESGESLRDVRERVLSGWDHVLATSDPDETVAVVCHTGPLELLVGELDGRDIVDAMLEGEQDNCGLNELRVRDGETRLVSENRTDFLDAPRA, from the coding sequence ATGCCGACCGTACTCCTCGCCCGCCACGGCGAGACGACGTGGAACCGGGACGGCCGCCTGCAGGGGTGGGCACCGACGCCGCTGACAGACCGCGGCCACGAGCAAGCCCGTGCGCTCGCAACCGCCGTCGACACCGAGTACGACGTGGACCGAATCCTCACCTCGGACCTGCGGCGCGCCCGCCAGACCGCCGCCCATCTCGGCGAACGGACGGGGGTCGACCCCGTCCACCGGGCGGCGTGGCGCGAACGCGACTTCGGCCGGTATCAGGGGCTTCCGCACGACGAGGTCCTCGAGGACCACGACCGCTTCGCGATTCCCCAGGCGGGCCGGGACGCGGTGGACGCACGGCCCGAGAGTGGCGAGAGTCTGCGCGACGTGCGCGAACGCGTGCTGTCGGGGTGGGACCACGTCCTCGCGACGAGCGACCCGGACGAAACGGTCGCTGTCGTCTGTCACACCGGGCCGCTCGAACTCCTCGTCGGCGAACTCGACGGGCGCGACATCGTGGACGCGATGCTCGAGGGCGAGCAAGACAACTGCGGGCTGAACGAACTGCGCGTTCGCGACGGCGAGACGCGACTGGTCAGCGAGAATCGGACGGACTTCCTCGACGCGCCGCGGGCCTAG
- a CDS encoding twin-arginine translocase subunit TatC, whose translation MAEEPESGSPSESPTDGDSSRSSTDAESDEDDIPGGSIEDFVDDESVIRTDEQAPMGATGTPDPFDPEERKNVSDAVGAPVPDSELDDDPDIELDPSVDSEESVIETDDDPSDESVIDTDEDNSVVERDDESVTGGESQTEAPTEASEAPAEAVATETPAEPAAPETVDEPADPAPDGDVAEDGILGEGPASDEEMPLADHIEEMVRRLGVVLVVGGIVALAVFPFADQIINFLWNSHIPGAQTITDRRPRLYGPLELLVTELKVSALAGFVVGLPIAVYETYLFMRPGLFPRERRYYLAAVPTSLVLALIGVAFAHFVVLPAIFAYFTSYTTGTAVVAFGLKETFSLILVLMGYMALVFQIPLFIMLAIMMNLTTRAWLEQRRFLFWGGFLGVAFLVSPDPTGMAPIIVAATMIGLFEGTLALLRWTGN comes from the coding sequence ATGGCTGAGGAACCGGAGTCGGGGAGTCCGTCAGAGTCGCCGACGGACGGGGACTCCTCTCGGTCGTCGACGGACGCCGAGAGCGACGAGGACGACATCCCCGGCGGGTCCATCGAGGACTTCGTCGACGACGAGTCCGTCATCCGGACGGACGAACAGGCGCCGATGGGGGCGACCGGCACACCCGACCCCTTCGACCCCGAGGAACGCAAGAACGTCTCGGACGCCGTCGGCGCGCCCGTTCCCGACTCCGAACTCGACGACGACCCGGACATCGAACTCGACCCCAGCGTCGACAGCGAGGAGTCCGTCATCGAGACGGACGACGACCCGAGCGACGAATCGGTCATCGACACCGACGAGGACAATTCGGTCGTCGAACGCGACGACGAGTCGGTGACCGGGGGCGAGTCGCAGACGGAAGCGCCGACCGAAGCGTCGGAAGCGCCGGCCGAAGCAGTAGCGACGGAGACGCCGGCCGAGCCGGCGGCACCGGAGACAGTCGACGAACCGGCCGACCCAGCGCCCGACGGCGACGTTGCCGAGGACGGCATCCTCGGCGAGGGGCCGGCCTCGGACGAGGAGATGCCCCTCGCGGACCACATCGAGGAGATGGTCCGTCGACTCGGCGTCGTCCTCGTCGTCGGCGGTATCGTCGCTCTCGCCGTCTTTCCGTTCGCCGACCAGATTATCAACTTCCTCTGGAACTCCCACATCCCCGGCGCGCAGACGATTACCGACCGCCGACCCCGGCTGTACGGTCCGCTCGAGCTCCTCGTGACCGAACTGAAAGTGTCGGCGCTCGCGGGCTTCGTCGTCGGACTCCCCATCGCTGTCTACGAGACGTACCTGTTCATGCGACCCGGGCTCTTCCCCCGCGAACGCCGTTACTACCTCGCCGCCGTCCCGACTAGCCTCGTGTTGGCGCTCATCGGCGTCGCCTTCGCACATTTCGTCGTCCTCCCCGCCATCTTCGCGTACTTCACCTCCTACACCACCGGCACCGCCGTCGTCGCGTTCGGTCTCAAGGAGACGTTCAGCCTCATCCTCGTCCTGATGGGGTACATGGCGCTCGTCTTCCAGATTCCGCTGTTCATCATGCTCGCAATCATGATGAACCTCACCACCCGGGCGTGGCTGGAACAGCGCCGCTTCCTGTTCTGGGGTGGCTTCCTCGGCGTCGCCTTCCTCGTCAGCCCGGACCCGACGGGAATGGCGCCCATCATCGTCGCCGCGACGATGATTGGCCTGTTCGAGGGCACCCTCGCGCTCCTGCGCTGGACTGGCAACTGA
- the tatC gene encoding twin-arginine translocase subunit TatC — translation MSSALDEDTRQTLDAGRETAGAMLRSAQKDLQKVFIVFLVGFIGSFYALRLYIWEFLEAVTRSKMDAATSGELQIIAQTPFDVILLQAKIGLVTGIILCLPVFLYYSRDALKVRGLWPSSPVTPWKLAVGGLIATGLFFLGLAYGYLVFFPVMFAFLANNAITAGFTPTYSIVLWAQFIFLLTLSFGLAAQLPLAMSGLAYAEIVSYEAFRDYWRHAVVAMVLFGALFTPPDPFTQIMWAIPMIALYAFSLYFTRIVVTAKRGSEQVSVRVAALRHWNIILGIALLGGLATYAFLTRGGLAAANDALAWLDSSRRLAQPGATLPVSRAAALGLWGALGGLVAGVAAFMYYVYTEFDAAVDPTAVGDPADIDLSELDADGIRAAPPEAFAELSEDDAVSMAGDAVDEGDKEKGRAILDRFDEVETADEEAEGEAEDASTTEEIGDRASRASGTFLDELTDGEKDEDDIGGYYTDIRFVLDSLTSRAFRIVAVFGIVLAATFGWLYTGGIGRVFEQFLSQLPQQVTPEDINVVALHPMEALIFEVKFSTLIAAAVTFPMVAYYAWPALRERGIVYGNRNLIFGWAAALVVGLFAGFALGYSIVAPTVISYLVADGVRANMVIAYRITNFFWLIFLTTAGIGILADVPVLMLLLNSAGVTYRTMRERWREVTVGIMAFAALATPADVTTMLMVTIPLMVAYGVGLAILFLVTFGGRRNLGGRTAKA, via the coding sequence ATGTCGAGCGCGCTCGATGAGGACACCCGTCAGACACTGGACGCCGGCCGCGAGACTGCCGGCGCGATGCTCCGGTCCGCACAGAAGGACCTCCAGAAGGTGTTCATCGTCTTTCTCGTCGGGTTCATCGGCTCGTTCTACGCCCTTCGGCTCTACATCTGGGAGTTCCTTGAAGCAGTCACGCGGTCGAAGATGGACGCCGCGACGTCGGGCGAACTCCAGATCATCGCGCAGACGCCGTTCGACGTCATCCTCCTGCAGGCGAAAATCGGCTTAGTCACGGGCATCATCCTCTGTCTCCCGGTCTTCCTCTACTATTCGCGTGACGCCCTCAAAGTTCGAGGGCTGTGGCCCTCCTCGCCCGTCACGCCGTGGAAACTCGCCGTTGGGGGCCTGATCGCGACGGGACTTTTCTTCCTCGGCCTCGCCTACGGCTACCTCGTCTTCTTCCCCGTCATGTTCGCCTTCCTCGCGAACAACGCGATCACCGCCGGGTTCACGCCGACGTACTCCATCGTCCTCTGGGCGCAGTTCATCTTCCTGCTCACGCTCTCTTTCGGCCTCGCGGCGCAACTCCCGCTGGCGATGAGCGGCCTCGCGTACGCCGAAATCGTTTCCTACGAGGCGTTCCGCGATTACTGGCGTCACGCCGTCGTCGCCATGGTCCTCTTCGGTGCGCTGTTCACGCCGCCGGACCCCTTCACGCAGATTATGTGGGCAATCCCCATGATCGCACTCTACGCCTTCAGCCTCTATTTCACGCGCATCGTCGTCACCGCCAAGCGGGGGAGCGAACAGGTCAGCGTCCGCGTCGCCGCCCTCCGGCACTGGAACATCATCCTCGGCATCGCGCTCCTCGGCGGACTGGCGACGTACGCCTTCCTCACTCGCGGCGGACTGGCCGCCGCCAACGACGCGCTGGCGTGGCTGGATAGCAGTCGACGCCTCGCCCAACCCGGTGCGACGCTGCCCGTCTCTCGGGCCGCCGCGCTCGGACTCTGGGGCGCACTCGGCGGCCTCGTCGCCGGGGTGGCGGCGTTCATGTACTACGTCTACACGGAGTTCGACGCCGCGGTCGACCCGACGGCCGTCGGCGACCCCGCCGATATCGACCTCTCGGAGCTCGACGCCGACGGGATTCGGGCCGCGCCGCCGGAGGCGTTCGCGGAACTGAGCGAAGACGACGCGGTGTCGATGGCGGGCGACGCCGTCGACGAAGGCGACAAGGAGAAAGGGCGGGCCATCCTGGACCGCTTCGACGAAGTCGAGACGGCGGACGAGGAGGCTGAAGGCGAAGCCGAGGATGCATCGACCACCGAGGAAATCGGCGACCGAGCGTCCCGGGCCAGTGGCACCTTCCTCGACGAACTCACCGACGGCGAGAAAGACGAGGACGACATCGGCGGCTACTACACCGACATCCGGTTCGTCCTCGACAGCCTCACCTCGCGGGCCTTCCGCATCGTCGCCGTGTTCGGCATCGTCCTCGCGGCGACGTTCGGGTGGCTCTACACCGGCGGCATCGGCCGCGTCTTCGAGCAGTTCCTCTCGCAGCTACCCCAGCAGGTGACGCCCGAGGACATCAACGTCGTCGCGCTCCACCCGATGGAAGCGCTCATCTTCGAGGTGAAGTTCTCGACGCTCATCGCCGCCGCCGTCACGTTCCCGATGGTCGCGTACTACGCGTGGCCGGCGCTGCGAGAGCGGGGCATCGTCTACGGCAATCGGAACCTCATCTTCGGGTGGGCGGCCGCGCTCGTCGTCGGTCTGTTCGCCGGGTTCGCGCTCGGATACTCCATCGTCGCGCCGACGGTCATCTCCTATCTCGTCGCCGACGGTGTCCGGGCGAACATGGTCATCGCCTACCGCATCACCAACTTCTTCTGGCTCATCTTCCTCACCACCGCGGGCATCGGCATCCTCGCCGACGTGCCCGTCCTCATGCTCTTGCTCAACTCCGCCGGCGTCACCTACCGGACGATGCGCGAGCGCTGGCGAGAGGTGACCGTCGGCATCATGGCCTTCGCTGCCCTCGCGACGCCCGCGGACGTGACGACGATGCTCATGGTCACGATTCCGCTCATGGTCGCCTACGGCGTTGGCCTCGCCATACTGTTCCTCGTCACCTTCGGCGGGCGGCGGAACCTCGGCGGCCGGACGGCGAAAGCGTAA
- a CDS encoding ribbon-helix-helix domain-containing protein, with amino-acid sequence MAKISVEIPDELLADLDDHVGDDGKFVNRSDAIRASVRKTLDLLDEIDARHDRLETDE; translated from the coding sequence ATGGCCAAGATAAGCGTCGAGATACCCGACGAGCTGCTCGCGGACCTCGACGACCACGTCGGTGACGACGGGAAGTTCGTAAACCGGAGCGACGCCATCCGCGCGTCCGTCCGGAAGACGCTCGACTTGCTCGACGAAATCGACGCCCGCCACGACCGACTGGAGACGGACGAATGA
- a CDS encoding queuosine precursor transporter: MSARTEWPVGRVAILSLFVTALVTSQLTASKVLAIPLPVALPRVGSSILLPGAALAYALTFFASDCYSELYGRRDAQVMVNVGFVMNFVLLALVWSTIFAPGRNAEFAAQFESVLAPATNIVAGSLLAYIVSQNWDVVVFHRLREATEGDFLWLRNIVSTATSQVLDTVIFVGVAFYLLPQYAGIGPTTPWSVVVTLMIGQYLLKLLIALVDTPFVYAVVGLVRSRDDAAAKAAVSATDRD, encoded by the coding sequence ATGAGTGCTCGAACCGAGTGGCCGGTCGGCCGCGTCGCCATCCTGTCGCTGTTCGTGACGGCGCTCGTCACCTCCCAGTTGACCGCCTCGAAAGTGCTCGCGATTCCGCTGCCCGTCGCGCTACCGCGTGTCGGTAGCTCCATCCTCCTCCCCGGTGCGGCGCTGGCGTACGCGCTCACCTTCTTCGCCTCCGACTGTTACAGCGAACTCTACGGCCGCCGCGACGCGCAGGTGATGGTCAACGTCGGGTTCGTGATGAACTTCGTCCTGTTGGCGCTGGTGTGGTCCACCATCTTCGCCCCGGGCCGTAACGCCGAGTTCGCCGCGCAGTTCGAGAGCGTCCTCGCTCCCGCGACCAACATCGTCGCCGGGAGCCTCCTCGCCTACATCGTCAGTCAGAACTGGGACGTGGTCGTCTTCCACCGCCTCCGCGAGGCGACCGAGGGCGACTTCCTCTGGCTCCGAAACATCGTCTCGACGGCGACGAGTCAGGTTCTCGACACCGTCATCTTCGTCGGCGTCGCCTTCTACCTTCTGCCCCAGTACGCCGGCATCGGCCCGACCACGCCGTGGTCCGTCGTGGTCACGCTGATGATCGGTCAGTACCTCCTGAAACTCCTCATCGCCCTCGTCGACACGCCCTTCGTCTACGCTGTCGTCGGCCTCGTTCGCTCGCGCGACGACGCCGCCGCGAAGGCCGCCGTGTCCGCGACTGACCGAGACTAA
- a CDS encoding 23S rRNA (uridine(2552)-2'-O)-methyltransferase, producing MTGKDDYYNRSKQEGYRARSAYKLKQLDETSNLFAPGDTVVDLGAAPGGWLQVAAEAVGESGTVVGVDRQRIRALDYENVSTVRGDMTEDATLDRLREVVGDSGVDAVVSDMAPNMTGEYSVDHARSIHLARQAYQVALDLLVPGGDFVAKAFDGPDLADLREEMEADFEYVRTVRPDASRDASSELYLVAKGYLTAPIAAGDELTVEITDEGDEGDGIASVDGFTVFVPDGTIGEEVEIRIEDVKPRFAFAERR from the coding sequence ATGACCGGGAAAGACGACTACTACAACCGCTCGAAACAGGAGGGCTACCGCGCACGGTCGGCGTACAAGCTCAAACAGCTCGACGAAACGTCGAACCTGTTCGCGCCGGGCGACACCGTCGTGGACCTCGGTGCGGCGCCCGGTGGGTGGCTCCAAGTCGCCGCCGAGGCGGTCGGCGAGAGCGGAACCGTCGTCGGCGTCGACCGCCAGCGAATCCGGGCGCTCGACTACGAGAACGTGTCGACGGTCCGGGGCGACATGACCGAGGACGCGACGCTCGACCGCCTGCGAGAGGTCGTCGGTGACAGCGGCGTCGACGCCGTCGTCTCCGACATGGCCCCCAACATGACCGGCGAGTATTCGGTCGACCACGCGCGGTCGATTCACCTCGCGCGACAGGCCTACCAGGTCGCGCTCGACCTGCTCGTGCCCGGCGGCGATTTCGTGGCCAAGGCCTTCGATGGCCCGGACCTCGCGGACCTCCGCGAGGAGATGGAGGCCGACTTCGAGTACGTCCGCACGGTCCGGCCCGACGCGTCACGCGACGCCTCCTCGGAGCTGTATCTGGTGGCGAAGGGGTATCTCACCGCGCCCATCGCCGCGGGCGACGAACTCACCGTCGAAATCACCGACGAGGGTGACGAGGGTGACGGCATCGCCAGCGTCGACGGGTTCACCGTGTTCGTCCCGGACGGGACGATAGGCGAGGAAGTCGAGATTCGAATCGAGGACGTGAAACCGCGGTTCGCGTTCGCCGAGCGCCGTTAG
- a CDS encoding DUF7344 domain-containing protein yields MTTSNANQHKRTTVEGVGGNRYEEGRVDAVFDVLSDARRRRVVRVLRDHGDATPVSDLAAALAVREPGEHEPERLTVSLRHVHLPKLEATGVVEMVDDGAAVRYGDAPLVETLLEQV; encoded by the coding sequence ATGACGACGTCGAACGCAAATCAACACAAGCGGACGACGGTCGAAGGAGTGGGCGGGAACCGATACGAGGAGGGCCGCGTCGACGCCGTATTCGACGTACTTTCGGACGCACGCCGACGCCGCGTCGTTCGAGTGTTGCGAGACCACGGCGACGCGACGCCGGTGTCCGACCTCGCGGCCGCGCTCGCGGTCCGAGAACCCGGCGAGCACGAACCGGAGCGACTCACGGTGTCGCTCAGACACGTCCACCTGCCGAAACTCGAGGCGACCGGCGTCGTCGAGATGGTGGACGACGGCGCCGCGGTGCGCTACGGCGACGCACCGCTGGTCGAGACGCTGTTAGAGCAAGTGTAG
- a CDS encoding helix-turn-helix domain-containing protein: protein MGVIVDVRIPAHDFEFGRRFPIRDGDAELERVEPRGDDDVAIFSLSNPPTNRTDGGENPFTGTDGYQLDRIHLGDERTLHVLEWDADADPLVRLLEEHDGSIRRGTGSTDAWTFETQFPTHEAFDSFRSAVDGAKANVEVLRVYNPTRQGTGAWYGLTPRQRRTLELAVERGYYDIPRRCTTIELADELGISDQAVTERLRRGIVTFVTNALLLDDE from the coding sequence ATGGGTGTCATAGTTGACGTACGAATTCCGGCTCACGACTTCGAGTTCGGTCGTCGATTCCCGATACGGGACGGCGACGCCGAGCTCGAACGCGTCGAGCCGAGGGGGGACGACGATGTTGCGATTTTCTCGCTCTCGAATCCACCGACGAACCGAACGGACGGGGGTGAAAATCCCTTCACCGGCACCGACGGATATCAACTCGACCGGATTCACTTAGGCGACGAGCGGACGCTTCACGTCCTGGAGTGGGACGCGGACGCGGACCCACTCGTCCGACTCCTCGAGGAACACGACGGGTCGATTCGCCGCGGCACGGGGAGCACCGACGCCTGGACGTTCGAGACGCAGTTCCCGACACACGAGGCCTTTGACTCCTTTCGCTCCGCAGTCGACGGCGCCAAGGCGAACGTCGAGGTGCTACGCGTGTACAACCCGACGCGACAGGGGACTGGTGCCTGGTACGGACTCACGCCGCGCCAGCGTCGGACGCTCGAACTCGCCGTCGAGCGCGGTTACTACGACATCCCCCGCCGGTGCACGACCATCGAACTCGCCGACGAACTCGGCATCTCGGACCAGGCAGTCACCGAACGGCTCCGTCGCGGCATCGTGACGTTCGTCACCAACGCGCTCTTGCTCGACGATGAGTGA
- a CDS encoding DNA polymerase sliding clamp produces MFKAIVSASTLRDALDSVSVLVDECKMRLNEDGLSIRAVDPANVGMVDLSLDAGAFESYEADGGVIGVNLARLEDIAGMGNAGDLVHLELDEETRKLHIRIDGLSYTLALIDPDSIRQEPDIPDLDLPAEIVVEGNQLDRGITAADMVSDHINLRVDESAETFHIEAEGDTDDVDFEMGTDDLIRLDAGPADSLFSLDYLKDMNKAIPGDAEVTIELGEEFPVKLHYDFAEGMGNVTFMLAPRIQSE; encoded by the coding sequence ATGTTCAAGGCCATCGTGAGCGCGTCGACGCTCCGGGATGCCCTCGACTCCGTGAGCGTGTTGGTCGACGAGTGCAAGATGCGGCTCAACGAGGACGGGCTGTCGATCCGCGCCGTCGATCCGGCGAACGTGGGGATGGTCGACCTCTCGCTTGACGCGGGGGCGTTCGAATCCTACGAGGCCGACGGCGGCGTCATCGGCGTCAACCTCGCTCGTCTCGAAGACATCGCGGGCATGGGGAACGCCGGCGACCTCGTCCACCTCGAACTCGACGAGGAGACTCGGAAACTTCACATCCGAATCGACGGTCTCTCCTACACGCTGGCGCTCATCGACCCCGACTCCATCCGCCAAGAACCGGACATCCCCGACCTCGACCTGCCGGCCGAAATCGTCGTCGAGGGGAACCAACTCGACCGCGGTATCACCGCCGCCGACATGGTCTCCGACCACATCAACCTCCGCGTCGACGAGAGCGCGGAGACGTTCCACATCGAGGCCGAGGGCGACACCGACGACGTGGACTTCGAAATGGGGACCGACGACCTGATTCGTCTGGACGCCGGGCCCGCCGACTCGCTGTTCTCCCTTGACTACCTCAAGGACATGAACAAGGCGATTCCGGGCGATGCCGAGGTGACCATCGAACTCGGCGAGGAGTTCCCGGTGAAACTCCACTACGACTTCGCCGAGGGCATGGGCAACGTGACGTTCATGCTCGCGCCGCGCATCCAGAGCGAGTAA